From Pseudomonas hefeiensis, one genomic window encodes:
- a CDS encoding DUF3617 domain-containing protein, giving the protein MKVCLLGLALTVGLSVSVAAQAQMLQPGLWELTTSNMKVDNQNLPDLQLILGQLQNQITPEQRAMLEKQGITMGGKGIRVCLTPEQVQTNDIPLQDPQSGCKQQITDRTGNQWKFRFSCPKAQGNGVATFQSDREFTTTVNGTFNATGIQQNGSLDTRAVWLGQDCGTVKPRA; this is encoded by the coding sequence ATGAAAGTTTGTCTGCTGGGTTTGGCCCTGACGGTGGGTTTGTCGGTTTCTGTGGCGGCTCAGGCGCAGATGCTTCAACCAGGTTTATGGGAACTGACTACAAGCAATATGAAGGTCGACAACCAGAATCTGCCGGACCTGCAATTGATTCTTGGCCAACTGCAAAACCAGATAACCCCAGAACAACGGGCGATGCTGGAAAAGCAGGGCATCACCATGGGCGGAAAGGGTATTCGGGTATGCCTGACTCCGGAGCAGGTCCAGACCAATGATATTCCGCTGCAAGATCCGCAATCTGGGTGCAAGCAGCAGATCACCGATCGCACCGGTAATCAGTGGAAGTTTCGTTTCAGTTGTCCGAAGGCCCAAGGCAATGGGGTCGCGACATTCCAGAGCGATCGGGAATTCACTACGACGGTAAACGGCACGTTCAACGCCACCGGTATTCAGCAGAACGGCAGCCTGGACACTCGCGCCGTGTGGTTGGGGCAGGATTGCGGAACGGTCAAGCCGCGGGCTTGA
- a CDS encoding metal ABC transporter ATP-binding protein: MIRCQALRWGAPGHPLTPPLNIERPAGSLTAIVGANGSGKSSLLKVLAGLQKPLSGTVTLDVPRRGSVSFLAQQQHLDRQFPISLQELVAAGFWGSRHTPAMRRHRLNAVLQDWALDGLEHRSLMALSGGELQRALLARLSLTDAPLLLLDEPHAALDEQGQALLWKHLHGWHAEGRTLVVVCHDLAAVRQHIPHTLLVSQAGCTLGRSVDLITQQPLTQVA, from the coding sequence GTGATTCGTTGCCAGGCCTTACGCTGGGGCGCCCCCGGCCACCCCCTCACGCCGCCGTTGAATATAGAACGGCCGGCGGGGAGCCTGACGGCCATCGTCGGTGCCAACGGTTCAGGTAAAAGCAGCCTGCTGAAAGTGCTGGCCGGTCTGCAAAAACCTTTATCCGGTACAGTCACGCTGGATGTCCCACGTCGCGGCAGCGTCTCGTTTCTGGCGCAACAGCAACATCTGGACCGGCAATTTCCAATCAGCTTGCAAGAACTAGTGGCGGCGGGATTCTGGGGTAGCAGGCACACGCCAGCGATGCGCCGCCATCGATTGAACGCCGTACTGCAAGACTGGGCTTTGGATGGCCTGGAGCACCGCTCGTTGATGGCGCTGTCGGGAGGCGAGCTGCAACGCGCCCTTCTCGCCCGCTTGAGTCTGACCGACGCACCGCTACTGTTGCTCGACGAACCCCACGCTGCCCTCGACGAGCAAGGTCAGGCGCTATTGTGGAAGCACCTTCATGGCTGGCACGCCGAAGGCCGCACCCTGGTGGTGGTTTGTCATGACCTCGCTGCGGTGCGCCAACATATTCCCCATACATTACTGGTCAGCCAGGCCGGCTGCACGCTGGGCCGCAGTGTCGATTTGATTACCCAACAACCCCTCACGCAGGTGGCCTGA
- the folE2 gene encoding GTP cyclohydrolase FolE2: MNALTLPDVAAQASRQALPLDWVGMCGIAVPVLIDGQRLNAIADAGVSLDDGEARGIHMSRLYLALEVLENTALSPRLLRRILQQFLDSHAGLSHAASLGIRTDLLLKRPALVSPLAGWKRYPINIEAQLKNDVFHVELNIQIPYSSTCPCSAALARQLIQQQFVDDFANKALDHAGILAWLGSSQGIVATPHSQRSTATVNVKLNASVDELPLLSFINEAEAALGTAVQTAVKRADEQAFALANGQNLMFCEDAARRLSMALRRSPDIASLDVRVVHAESLHAHDAVAQSRWVREAL, from the coding sequence ATGAATGCGTTAACTCTGCCGGACGTTGCTGCGCAGGCTTCGCGCCAGGCCCTGCCCCTCGATTGGGTAGGCATGTGCGGCATCGCGGTACCCGTATTGATCGACGGTCAGCGTCTCAACGCGATCGCCGATGCCGGTGTCAGCCTTGACGACGGTGAAGCCCGTGGCATTCATATGTCACGCTTGTACTTGGCACTCGAGGTGCTCGAAAACACCGCGCTATCTCCCAGGCTGTTGCGCCGGATCCTGCAGCAATTCCTCGACAGTCACGCAGGCCTATCCCACGCTGCCTCGCTGGGCATTCGCACCGATCTGCTGCTCAAGCGTCCAGCGCTAGTCAGCCCATTGGCTGGCTGGAAGCGTTATCCAATCAATATCGAAGCCCAGCTAAAAAATGATGTGTTCCACGTGGAACTGAACATCCAGATTCCCTATTCGTCTACCTGCCCTTGCTCGGCCGCACTCGCTCGTCAATTAATCCAGCAGCAATTTGTAGACGACTTTGCCAATAAAGCGCTCGACCACGCCGGGATCCTGGCTTGGCTAGGCTCATCACAAGGCATCGTCGCCACGCCCCACAGTCAACGCAGCACGGCCACCGTGAATGTGAAGCTGAACGCCAGTGTCGACGAGTTGCCACTGCTGTCGTTCATCAACGAAGCCGAAGCAGCCCTCGGCACAGCCGTACAAACCGCCGTGAAACGGGCAGACGAACAAGCCTTCGCGCTCGCCAACGGTCAAAACCTGATGTTCTGTGAAGACGCCGCTAGGCGGTTAAGCATGGCTTTGAGGCGATCACCCGACATCGCCTCCCTCGATGTGCGAGTGGTTCACGCCGAAAGTCTGCATGCCCATGACGCCGTGGCGCAAAGCCGTTGGGTCAGGGAGGCACTGTGA
- a CDS encoding metal ABC transporter substrate-binding protein, with amino-acid sequence MRVLLVLFSLMLSLSTSAAEKLQVVTSFSILSDMTQEVGGEHIQITNLVGPDADAHTYEPSPDDAKALLSAKLIIKNGLGFEPWLDRLVTSTETSAPVISASRGVIPRSLDEEGETVPDPHAWHNLANAELFVRNITKALETADPTNKADYERNSQAYLKKIYALLAEAKAKLAALPPGNRKIVTSHDAFGYLGQAYGIEFMAPQGLSTEREPSAADVAALITQIRKAKVKAVFMENIKDARLLKQIAAESGAHIGGTLYSDALAASGPASTFIGLFEYNLNTLYDALSRP; translated from the coding sequence ATGCGCGTTCTGCTCGTGCTGTTCAGTCTGATGCTGTCCTTGTCCACATCTGCCGCCGAAAAGCTCCAGGTGGTGACCAGCTTCAGCATCCTTTCCGACATGACCCAAGAGGTCGGCGGCGAGCATATCCAGATCACCAACCTGGTCGGACCTGACGCTGATGCACACACCTACGAACCCTCGCCGGACGACGCCAAGGCGTTGCTCAGCGCCAAACTGATCATCAAGAATGGTCTGGGTTTTGAACCGTGGCTGGATCGCCTAGTCACCAGTACCGAAACCAGCGCACCAGTGATCAGCGCCAGCCGCGGCGTTATTCCTCGTTCGCTGGATGAAGAGGGTGAGACCGTCCCCGACCCGCATGCCTGGCATAACCTGGCAAACGCCGAGTTGTTCGTCAGGAACATCACCAAGGCGCTGGAAACCGCCGACCCGACCAACAAGGCCGACTACGAACGCAACAGTCAGGCGTATCTGAAAAAGATCTATGCACTGCTCGCCGAAGCCAAGGCGAAGCTCGCAGCGTTGCCACCAGGAAACCGCAAGATTGTGACGTCCCACGATGCTTTCGGTTATCTGGGCCAGGCCTATGGCATTGAGTTTATGGCGCCGCAGGGTCTGTCCACTGAACGGGAGCCCTCGGCCGCGGACGTCGCGGCGCTGATTACCCAGATACGCAAAGCGAAAGTAAAAGCCGTGTTCATGGAGAACATCAAGGACGCGCGCCTGCTCAAGCAGATAGCGGCTGAAAGCGGTGCGCACATCGGCGGCACGCTGTACTCCGATGCGCTCGCGGCCAGCGGACCGGCCAGTACCTTCATCGGTCTGTTTGAGTACAACCTGAATACTTTGTACGACGCGTTGAGCCGGCCATGA
- a CDS encoding glutamine synthetase, with translation MLNFLKFVFASPMLLLALEASAQSPMLANCTRSANLLACVDGQGNAYSVMTAGNTLYLRGFEVTGRRYWVQTTSRYGQLTFFTGIASDGESWVGYSRRVGWTTINRFSSSGGSTGKFLCGRISGCQDAPR, from the coding sequence ATGCTCAATTTTCTGAAATTCGTATTCGCAAGCCCGATGCTGCTGTTGGCGCTGGAAGCCTCAGCCCAAAGCCCTATGTTGGCGAACTGCACTCGCAGCGCGAATTTACTGGCTTGTGTTGATGGGCAAGGCAATGCCTACAGTGTCATGACGGCCGGAAACACCCTTTACCTGCGTGGATTTGAAGTGACTGGCCGCCGCTATTGGGTGCAAACCACTAGTCGTTACGGCCAGCTGACGTTCTTTACCGGGATAGCTTCTGACGGAGAGAGCTGGGTTGGGTACAGCCGGCGCGTGGGCTGGACGACAATCAATCGTTTCTCAAGCTCGGGTGGTAGCACTGGGAAATTTTTGTGCGGACGCATAAGCGGTTGCCAGGATGCACCACGCTGA
- a CDS encoding metal ABC transporter permease, giving the protein MLTATHLWLPFQEFVFMRRALLGGLVLACSTAPLGVFLILRRMSLIGDAVAHGILPGAALGFWFAGLSLPALTLGGLGAGLSMAGLAAWITRRTGLREDASLAAIYPISLAAGVLILGMAGKRLDLLHLLFGSALAVDGPTLTGMLWVSGISLVAMALIYRPLLLDTLDPLFLQTVSRLGPLAHGVFLTLVVLNLVIGFQAIGALMVVGLMMLPAAASRFWSRRLPVLMGVAALLGSLSVWLGLLLSFHFSLPSGPAIVLVAGAFYLLSVVFGPMHGLLRRPPLLTSQ; this is encoded by the coding sequence ATGCTCACGGCCACCCACCTCTGGCTACCCTTTCAGGAATTTGTCTTCATGCGCCGGGCACTACTGGGCGGCCTGGTATTGGCGTGCAGCACGGCACCGCTTGGAGTGTTTTTGATTCTGCGACGGATGAGTCTGATCGGCGACGCCGTTGCTCACGGCATCTTGCCCGGAGCAGCCCTGGGTTTCTGGTTCGCCGGGCTGAGCTTGCCAGCCCTGACGCTGGGCGGCCTCGGTGCAGGCTTGAGCATGGCCGGGTTGGCCGCCTGGATTACCCGTCGCACCGGCCTGCGGGAAGACGCCAGCCTGGCGGCGATATATCCCATTTCCCTGGCCGCCGGCGTGCTGATTCTCGGTATGGCCGGCAAACGCCTGGACTTGCTTCACCTGTTGTTCGGCTCCGCACTGGCGGTAGATGGCCCGACGCTCACCGGCATGCTCTGGGTTTCGGGGATCAGCCTGGTCGCGATGGCACTGATTTACCGACCGCTGTTGCTAGACACCCTGGATCCTCTTTTCCTGCAAACCGTCAGCCGGCTAGGCCCTTTGGCCCATGGCGTGTTTCTGACCCTGGTCGTGTTGAACCTGGTCATCGGCTTCCAGGCGATCGGCGCGCTGATGGTGGTAGGCCTGATGATGTTGCCTGCTGCTGCTTCACGATTCTGGAGCCGCCGCTTGCCGGTTCTGATGGGAGTCGCGGCGCTGCTTGGATCTCTATCGGTGTGGCTCGGCCTGCTGTTGTCATTCCACTTCTCGCTACCCAGCGGGCCGGCCATCGTACTGGTGGCAGGCGCGTTTTATCTGCTGTCCGTGGTATTCGGTCCGATGCACGGTTTGCTGCGCCGCCCGCCTTTACTCACATCCCAATGA